CAAGAAGTTCTCTACTATGGCTCTCTGTCCTCTTCTTTGCTAACATCATGTCACTCGAATACCATTTCGTTATACTCCAAATAATGGCATAAATGAATGGTCATAGGACACCTGTAGACTGATGGTCTCGAGTCTTCAATTAGCAGGCCATTCTATTTGAGGTACCAGTTGACTATGGGCACTCTTCACCTGGGAAGGCAGAGTGGGTATGTTTCCTCTGACATTGGCTGCTTTTTCAGTTCCAAGGCTACTGTCTGCCTAAAAGTGTATCCCAAACATCAGACTTACTGTGTTTGTGAACATGTTCTTCTCATGCAGGCGTGTAGCCTGACACACTGCATCTGCCATGTAAAGTCTTCCTAGTGACACATGATTTATCTGTCCAGAACTAGAGAGGTGTCCAAAATCCTTCAGAGGgtcctgatattttttttttcctaaagatcCCGGCATACTGAACGCCAATGTCATTTTCATTCTGGCCTTGCAGATAGTGttgatgtgtttttatttactaGGTGCTTTTTTCCTTGGAGGCATATGATTTGTCAGAGGGGATGCAGTGGTTCCTTTTTGTGCAGCTAGTGGACTCGTTGTGCGCAGTTACTTTCAAAACTGAACCCACAAAAATCACAATGTCGCCCATTAAAATCCCACTTGGGAAAATGTTAGCAACTGAACAGAGATGTGGCaggcataaaattaaaaaaaataaaatcaaaatactaTAACTTAGCCTGTAGTCAAAAGGATtactgtgtttaaaaatgtcTACACTGTTAGCTAACAGATAAACCCTTGGGCTAAATGGCTTCAGAACAAGAAAGGTCAGTAAACTCTCCCATCAGAGGAGAGCTATTATCTTGATACATCTCATGTACATcctcaaatttatttttatggaaacaTCTTTTGTTCATGTAGGGAAAATAAGGGGTATAGaggtaaaatgaagaaaaataaagcctcCCTATATCAAACGTCAGATCATGTTGCAGAAAGAATACAGTCAGTTCCGAAAGGTGTTCCTTTAATGTTAAATACTAAACAGATACATCAGTCCTCAAAACTTCCTCCCACTATTTATCTTAAAATGTTCACATAACAGTAAATGCCTCTTGTGAGATGACATATTAGTCCATAGTCACTTCAATATTGTATTCCCCCCAGCATTTGTTCATTGGGTAGGGTTTGGGACAAGAAACAGAATCATAATACTCTGGGCCCCATTCAGATATTTACGTGATCCAGCTACAGTGTTAGTCATTCCTGGGGGACTCACTGCTTCTCTCAGTTTAAGAATGGAAATAGTGGAAACCTCAGGGAGTGGTTAATCACAAGAACTGAGGGTCAGGCAGTTTTCAGTAGCAGTTGACATAAAGATCTCAAATAACGTCAGGCCGCTCTTAAGGCAAAGCAAGTGATGCAACATTTACTAAGTAATGTTCTGATGTATTTCTACAGTCCAGTAGAGATGTCATGCTCTGCAGTGGATGGTGTGAATGTGGAACTAGCTCTCTCTAATTTTTCGCGATAAAGATTTGGACACTTTTTGCAGAGGTGGACTGCAACATGCTTTCGGAAAAAGACACAAAGATACTTCCTAAATTTCTCTCCAACAAATGCATAGATGACAGGATTGATACAACAGTGGATCATTGATACTGTTTCTGTCACTTGGATTGCTTTCTCCAGTCGACCTTTGATTTCACAATTTGTGACGAAAAGTGAACTTTGAAATGTATGCAAAAAGGAACAAATATGGAATGGTGTCcagaaaattaagtaaaaaatcaCGATCATGAAAATAAGTCTGActgccttctgttttttctcattcttgCATCTCAATAATGTTTTTAGGATTTGTGAGTAACTGAAAATCATAATGAGCATTGGAACAACAAGTCCCAGGATGTTCATTTTTAAGGTCAGGAATTGCTTCCAATTTATTGCAGCATCACTTGGATAGTGAGCACTGCAAGTGTAACGTGAATTTTCCTTTTGAGTTTTGTGAAATACTACCCCAGGAACAGAGGCAAAAATAGCCACAGCCCAGGTGacagcactggtgaggatgCCGTAGGTAACTGTCCTAGCTTTTAAAGCAAACACTGCATGCACTATGGCCAGATACCTGTCCAGGGTCAACAGGATTATGAAGAAGATCCCGCTGTAGAAGCCAAGGAGGTAGACACCTGAGAGAATTCTACACAGCGCCTCCCCAAAAATCCAGTCATGAACAGCATAATAGGCccaaaaagggagagaaaatacaaacagCAAATCAGAAATTGCCAAATTGAGGAGGTAGATGTCAGTCATACTCTTCATTCTCTTGTATTTTACCAGGATAAGGATAACAAGCATGTTGCCGGTGAGGCCAAAGATCACCACCAAGGAATAAAGCGGTGGCAGCAGTTTTGCTGCAAAGTGCTTTTCCTCAGTTCCCATGCAAGGTGCTGAGTCGCCGTAGTCAAATTCTGTTGTCAGTGACAACTCATCTAAGTCCACAGTGTGGTTTTCCATGATGTGCTGGtctggaagggaagaaagagatgTTAAAGTAAAGTCCAAGTTCGGCAGTGAGGGGAATGAAAGACGCTGATGTCCTCATCAGGTATGCACTTTCCACTTGCACACATAAGCTATGTCAAGGTGTAGCAGAGAATTAAATTGTGGAACTCCCAGGAAACCCATCTAGGTACCTATGAAGTGACTTTGCTGCATGTTGGAAGTTTGCTGCATGTCATTTCCCACATGTACGCTGTCTGGTGCGTGTTTCCTCCTCAGGATAGCCTGTCAGCTGCCTGACCTCACCAGAAGTGGAGGAATGATGAATTTAACCTGAGCAGTGGATGGTTCAGGGCTGTTGTGTTCAGCAGGGGCTTTCCAAGGGGATGGAGAGAGTCAGCAAGGCAGCATGAGGAAAGCACAGCAGCTAGCACACAGGGTGTGGCCGTGCTTCTCCTTGGGACCTGGCCACCTTCTCACCATGCCAGCCCATGCTGTAGCCCTCACCCAAGGAGGAGCAGGCATTGGCAAGATGTAAATCAGTGCCTTCAGAAGTGCTGTGACATGGGTAAAAGAAACCGGCTGCTGCTCATTCTGGTTGTTGCTGACTTCCTGGGAGCCTGGATGCCTATGGGAATCAGGTCCCCGGAGGTGTGGAAACGCCCCTTGCACAGTACCAAACATACCCACCTGGTGGACCTGCTGTCCTGGGTGTTGCAGAGCAGCAAGTCAGCAGTGTTGGTCTGGGTTAAAATGGCAAATGTTGTGTCCTTTACCGAGTGTGGGTCAGGCGTAGGCCATGGAAGCGTGCTGGTCTTAGGTAGCTCTGGAAGGAAAAGGGTGTGCAGTCCTGTGGAAAGGACAGGTAGGCAAACACCTTGATAAATAGCATAAAAGATGGCAGATGCTATCAACGTGGCCCATTAACACCTCTGTCTGTTGTGGCATCTTCCTGTCAACTGAAAGACCTCCCCTGTGCTCAGGGATGAGGTAAGTTTTGAATCCTTGTTTCAGTAGCTGTTTATCAACTGTGATTCAGTAGCTTTCAGGGAAGTTTTGTTGTAGTGGGAGCAGGTAAAGGTTTGTGACTTTGATGTCACCCCTTTCTGTCACCaaactctctctctctttcccaaGTGTCTTCTGGGACTGTGAGCCAAATACAGAAGCTTAGATTTGTGTGATTTGGTCTCTGAAAAGTTTAGAAGCTCTGTCTTCTCATAGTCCTCAGAGAAAATGGAACAATTCCTTACGTGTCCCATGAGAAGCCAGGAGAGGATTTTGTGAAGACAGCTATCAGAGGGACCAAATGTCATTCCCGGTCACTTAGTGCGGAAGTGAAATTGATGTGTTTGTTGCACACTCAAAAGAGCTATTTGCTGCCTAGTAAAAgtgctgctctttcttcctgTGTCATCATGACTGCATTTGTCAGGCACTTCATGGCAGATTGGTGACTGCTAAAGCAGATTGATGGATTCAAAATCTGCCTTTTCCTGGCAGTTTGATGCCTGTTCTCATGACAAAGGCAGCGGATTGCTCCCAACACAGAGGACTTCAGGTACTGCATCTGCCCCAACTTGCTCTATGAACTCTGGCTGTGCATGTGGTGCAGCAACGTTTGCTCTCTTCCTGCTTTCAGCCACATCATGCACTGTTTTCAATGATGAGGTCTACCCTGGGCTTTTGCAGAGACCACATTCTCAAAACCACCACTTCATTCGCACTGCACTTGAGAGCTTAGAGACTAAATGTAACTGAAGAGACTCTGCCTATGGCTGGAGTGACACAGGTGTAGGATCCtggtctggtttttttttgtggaggcTCAATGTAATTACATGGTGGTCCATCCTGAGCAGTAGCATACAAAATTTCTGAAGCATCTTAAACTTGTCTCAGCTTACTCAGCTGTTTGAGGAAAGGATTATTTCCTGATACACAATTGCAGACTACTCAGGATCCGGAGGACCTGGTTTTAATCTGGAGCATTATCTCAgtggttatatatatataaaatacaaaaaatctTAATTACCAAATTTGAGTGCTTACACTGTGTTAAAACAATTTTCTCTGTGTTAATATCCACACGTATCAttaatatatacacacacatacacatatataaagaTATGCTCACAtatatatagaatcatagaatcatagaaatatttaggttggaaaagacccttaagatgatcaagtccaactgtaatcCTGACAGTGCCATgtccatcactaaaccatgtccctaaatGCCACatttacatgtcttttaaatacctgcaTGGATCCTGAGTCAACcccttccctgggctgcctattccagtgcttgatgacccttttggtgaagaaatttttcctaatatccaatctaaatatataaaaagaaaggacaaaatttttaaaacctagtttgcaaattattttgagaTTCAAAACCAATAGAAAATAATGGTGATAGTAACAGAACTAAAAGCAATCGCTTCCCTACAGATTTGTCTCCTTTGTTGTCCAAGTCTTTTTTCCTGTGGTGGGTCGACACCAGCCAGCAGCTAAGCCTTCATTTAGTCACTCACTCACTCCCTCCACAGCAGGATGAGTGAGAGAATGAGAAGAGCAAAAGAACGAAAgacttgtgggttgagataaaggcAGTTGAATAtgcaaaggaaacagaagaaaccaCAAGAGATGATAGAAGGACGAATGCTTGCCACCTCTCCCCAAGCAGGCGGAAAGGCAGCTAGTTTCTGAGTAACACCTACTTTGGGAAGACTACACCACCATCACCActcacccccacccccagtTTTAGTACTGAGCATGACTTTATATGTCACAGAATACCCTTTTGGTCAGTTTGTGTCACCTGTCCCAGCTGTGGTCACAAATAAGGGCCCCATAAAGGctcctgtgaagaaaacaaGGTCCATACCAGCCAGACCCACTATGCTTTCCCACTACCAAAATCTGAGCTCCTCCCCTGTATAATTCACATTGGTGTTGTCTAGAAAGACACAAATTGTCTCTGGCTAACAAATTGTATTGGAAGCTTTGTTtgcatttgaatttatttttttttttcatttatctttaaaaatttttcaaattttcatgCAGAAAGGAACATCTTCTGCAGAATCTGTCACCCTTGACAAGAAGTCTGGTTTGGACTCTAAAATGATCTAGACATGAATCTTCAGAATGAGTGTGTTAGCAAAGAAATCTCCAGGTTTATCTCTGCTCTTGTGCCTTAAGTATGAACAGGCTCTTCTGAGAGATTATTATTGGGGAATTTGTGATTATTTGGCTTATTTCCCTCTtactttctttccaaaatgacGAATATTCAGgaaatcttaattattttaatttgtgggGCTTTCTCATTTACTTCATGGAGTGCTTGCAGCTATCAGTGCCCGCTGTCCTACGAACACACCAACTGCATGCACAGAAATTCTGGACAATTCCTGCAAAAGCAGGCAAATTAGTTAAACCTAAGGTAAAAATATAAGAGAAGGAGAATTTTCTCTTTGgtgccttccttcccttctaATTTATCCTCTGTGCTTATCATGCAAAAAACATCTAACTATACGAGCACTCCAGTAAAAGGCTACTTTCGCTTCTCTTCCGGGGGCTGGTTACATTCTGAGTCTTGAAGAAGTTGGGTATAGTGAAGTGTGACCAAGCCCCATGACAAATACTTGCAACCTAGGAAAGAGTTATTGCAGAGAAAATGGAGTTACAGATTGGATAGGagatagttttgttttcttaataattGCAATGTTGTAAGCCAAAATAGATatcatttcatttctttcagttttaacaAAGCGTCACTTACTGCAACATCAGAGATTCTTGTAATGAGGATGTGGCTCTGAATCAtgcctttttaaatttctgtttttcagctgctctgagaGAAGTCTTGCTAGCTCTTGAATATTAGCTGTCACCTATAGTGTGTCACCTTTAGCTATGGAAGTGTCCAGGTGCTGCTATGACTATCAGACACTTCCATGTTAGAGTAATTCAAGCAAAGAAGCTCCTGAGTTGCTACACTGACTTATTCAGGCATGACAGTTGTCGCAGCTCAATGAGTCTTCTCTGCCCGAAGGGGGATGTGGACAAAGTTTCCTCACGGAAATCAGAACATTTGGTAACTACAAGTTAGAAGACCATCTGTGCATTAACAGAGCTACTTATCTCAAACTGAATGACCCCAAAagttcccttttcctttttacagtCTAAGACAAGGTTTATCTTTTGAAAGGTATGAACAGGTAACACAGCACTACTCCCCTTGCCCTCACTCCCCTCCTTTTCACAAATGGCAGTGTTTgtcatacagaaaaataaattgcttaaTGACTTGTAGACAACTTGAAAGTTCTTGTCAGCAGCTCCTAGGGCATTTTATGAAGAGAGAAGTACAATGTAGCACCAAGTAAAACTGAAACTTCAATGCAGAAAAGTAATACCCCATATCCTGATAGCAGATGTTGCAAGAGAGGTCCCCCTTGTCTCCTGCTAACAGTTCTATCTCTTTAACTTTGCTTTTGACTTTCTAGAAGGAGTCTTTGGATGGGCAAAACTGCAGAGAAGACTGTGTACAGACACAAAAGACATCTTGGGGAGCAAGAATAAACACACGTACTTTTCTTAACTTAGCaagaaaagtgaaggaaaagatggaaaTGTGATCTAAATGCTGTATGTAGTTTCCTTCAAACATGTCTTTTCATGTGGCAGGGACCACAGAACTTCTTTTTAGGATATGATTGGGGAAAGGGAGTCCCTTCTAGAAGTAAAGCTCACTTTGGAAACTTCTTCCTCTTTTACAATAGCTGAGCATTAGAAACATCTCTTCAGAATCACTTGCCTCCTAACTGATCAGTTTTTTTTCATCCCTGCAGatctttcagggaaaaaatatgttctgGGGTGCAATAACAGGCTTAATTCTCTGTGAGCCCTCAGGAtccaatattttttattattttttttttaattcctctgctTTGGATAAAATATTGAATTCAGAGTAATTCAAACAGTTGTAGTCACAACCTTTCTGGGGATGAACTTGAGTATAAAAAAGGATAATAGTCTGGAATGCAGATTGCCAACATATGCCATAGGATCATGTTCTTGTCATGTTATTGCTATAAGGGTATCCACACAGAGAAGATGAAGCCCACTGCTCTGGCACTGTCAACTGTTCCTGGGAAATGACTGTGCAATTCTCTCATAAAAGCAAATGTTGCAATAGCTGCATATAAAAAGTAAAGAATTCTTCAGCTATTGTAGCTTTTTTGCTAATACTCAAGTGGCAAGATTCTTACCCAAGCATAGGGACTCACCTCATCTTGTATATGAGAATGGTACAATTCCAGTGTAATAGTGATGAATTTGGTTCATGTAAAACTCATTAACAAAAACTGGAAGCCAGATCATGACTGATATATGTGAAATACAGAGTACAGACTTTTTGGTGGCTCAGAGATACAAgattaaaaagaggaaacataacATGATAATGAAACAACACCTTTAATAGACTAAATGGTTGAATAATACAAAGAAACTATCTGATAGGACAGTGATGAAGAACATCTGTCATCTGCATCTGAAAGAGCAAGATGTGGCTTAGATTTGGAGAGGCTAGATTGAGTGTGAAGGATTTCTTCTCTGATCAGTTTACATCTTTAGGAGAACACATTTTCAAGATACTGACCCCTGGAACAGCTCCAAAACCAAGACCTAATAAGTTTctactacaaaaaaaaagattataatTTTCTACACCATTTGTCCAGTTCAAATCTCTGCTCTCACATTTAGCCTTACCCTGAGTTGTAAGTAAATTACAAGAGCCTATTATTCTTAAAGATGTCTCTGCTTGAATGGTATCCTTACTGCCACTGTCATTAGGTACATACATTTCCCCACTGAGTGAATCTTTATCTATAGATACACATTTACAtgtaaaaaagggaaaaaaaaaaaataagctactCACTGATTTATCAAGCTTGTATTGTCTGACCGTGTCTTCTTCTTCTTAATGAAGAAACACATAGTTAAGCCCTATATCTGAAAATAGGAATCAGCACTTCCTGTGTGAGGTATTGCAAAACATTATTACAAGAATCAAGGGCATGGTTCTTGTTTTCTCAAAGAGCTCAGTTTCCAGGCTGAATACTTCAGGGACATATACATGTTCTGTTCCAGCTAGAATTGGAGGAGTTAGTGTCTGAACTACTGCATCTCTCAACAGGATCAAGACTGAGTggttaaattaaataaaatcctgttCTCAGGAGAGTAAGTATTTCTAGCTGATCCAGACACTTCTGTAGCTCAGCAGAAAGTGGGGTGAAATACCTAGTATACAgaatgtgtgtttttaaaattaaatttgggTCTCCAAAATAGCTGTTGAAACAACCCCATCAACATGTTCTTCATGTTCATTGTGATTGACAGACTCCTACAGAATTTCTACATGCTTCTCCCTTTCATCATCACTGGTGAAAAAGAATCTCTAAGCAAAATTAGGATATGTTTATACTATGCAAAGCAGTGTCATGTCAGACAGCATCACACTTGCCTTAGGTGAGCATTGTGAAGAGAGAAAAGTCAAGGTCCAGAAAATTCAGAGCTAAATAGATcaggcagagccctgtgctGGTAAAGCTACCTCCCTTACAGTTATGTGACCAGTTTATGCAGGCTACACCACACTGCACTGTGCTGTGTAGATTCCTTCCTTGAACATCTATTGGAATTTTTGCAAAGCCATTTATAATGACCTTACACATCTAAGAGGCTGTTGTATGAGGTAAGCTGGAACCTGCAGCTCATTCCCTTTTTGATGTGGTGACATTGCAGGATTGAAAGCAATAGAAAGAAAGAGAGTAAAATAACAGAAAGTGGTTAAAATATATTGGCTTCAAAGGCAGGAAGCCTAGTTCAGTGTACAGGATGCTGTcatgtatttatctttttaaagcaTTCATTTCACCAATGTCATCAGCAGTGCAGCTGCAACAGCATCCAGCCATTGGAGTGATAATTGATACCTATGTAAGAGATCATTATAAACCAGGACTGATTAATGATACAGCCATTTATCTGCTCCTTGAGCAGTCTTTTTACAATTTTATACAAAGTTATAGCAAGGCTACCTTTTTCAaatttgtagggttttttttgctgagcaTTTTCCTGCAGTATTCCTGAAAAGCTGTAAGACTGGCTTGTGCTACATTATAGCTGGATTTTGTAATTTCCTGGAAAATCTACCTGGAGTTTCAATAAAACAAGAGATAAATAACCTGACCACGAGTTCAGGAGACTCAAAGAGCTGTTTCTGGAGCCCTAAGCAAGGTGTTAGGAAGAGAGGTCTCTGTGATGGCTGAAAGAACATAAACATTTCCTGTTCATCTGGAAGGGGTGTGTAGATTTTgctgcaaacactgaaaatctTCAAGCATGAACAGGAAGGACCTTCCCTACAGGGACACAGTAGGTAACAGGGAGACATAAcctatattttctttctatacCATCACCCTCTAATTTGCTGACTGAATTCGAGAAGTTATAATTTTCACCACTCAGGACATCTCTTCCTACTCAATATACATGCAGTTTTGTTTGCAAGTTTAATCTTTTGTGAACTACTATGcctggtaaagaaatgcttggCTTGCAGGATTGAAAATCCTGCCTAAGacactttgttttctctggccCATGAGAAAGAGGGATggttgcctggagaaggggCCTGTCTAGGCTCTAGAGGGTAGGACTCCTTTGAAGTCAATCGCACAGAAGCTACGGGTGGATGTAATTGTCTGGGGGTGCCAGAGTAATCCTtgccctcttctctccctgtcttGTGACACTAGGGCTTCCTTCAGCCTTTTTAAGGGACTTTCTGGAGTCACTGAGCTCCTTCTCTTTGCTTGCTCTACCAGTTTGccaaagcaaaaagcagttACACTTGAAACCAGCATGGCCTACCTGTTAAGTGATGGCAGAAGTTTTGGAATTGAATCCCTCCCAcgcaagagaagaaaaagacctAGTTGTATTAGCAAGTATGCTATGCAGACggtattttcaaaacaaatgtgtgtgtggggaaatgTAAACAAACCTGCAAGTGTCCATATATTGAAAGAACTGCTAAAATTTGAAGTCTCAGGAATGAATaaattcctggttttgtttcctctcttACACAGACCAGTGCTAgaagagatcacagaagaagTCATCCTTGGAAGACCTATGTGGTAGTTTCATAATCTGTGAGGTAAGCAGCGGTCTTGAGTTTGGCGTAATCCATCTGATGGATCCTTGTGTTGGGTTATGAGTGACTCACGACTCACGTGTAATTTGAGAAAGTACAGTTTTACACACATTGCTTTGAAATAGTTTGAATTCTTTGTGCCTCCAGTCTGTGTGCTTAGACTGAAGGCAGGTGGACAGTATTTTCAGGCTGCCTGAGCTCCAATTGCTCTGACCTTTGAAAATCAGGGactatttctttctgaattgGTAATGCAAAAAATTTCAGAAAGTCTGGCTGAGAttaacacacagaaataaaacaaagattcaaagagaagaaatatctCATATTGGCCACTTAATTTTAGGCACTTGGGAATAAATCTTGAATTGTAGCTAAATTATTATGATATTATAGTGGACAGGACCTGTTAAAAAGGGCAGAGCCACCTGAAAATCCCTTTTTCAGGGATGTTTGAGCTCTAAAGAAATCCAGGGGAAGAGAACAAAGTGTTCATCAGTCTAGAAAGCATGGCCTGTGAGAAATTTTTGGGAAAGTACTAGATGATTTATGGAGAGCTTTCTCAATCTGGTTTTCTATTATATTACTCTTAGCATATTTCCTGTAA
This Apus apus isolate bApuApu2 chromosome 2, bApuApu2.pri.cur, whole genome shotgun sequence DNA region includes the following protein-coding sequences:
- the LOC127381601 gene encoding C-C chemokine receptor type 5-like; this encodes MENHTVDLDELSLTTEFDYGDSAPCMGTEEKHFAAKLLPPLYSLVVIFGLTGNMLVILILVKYKRMKSMTDIYLLNLAISDLLFVFSLPFWAYYAVHDWIFGEALCRILSGVYLLGFYSGIFFIILLTLDRYLAIVHAVFALKARTVTYGILTSAVTWAVAIFASVPGVVFHKTQKENSRYTCSAHYPSDAAINWKQFLTLKMNILGLVVPMLIMIFSYSQILKTLLRCKNEKKQKAVRLIFMIVIFYLIFWTPFHICSFLHTFQSSLFVTNCEIKGRLEKAIQVTETVSMIHCCINPVIYAFVGEKFRKYLCVFFRKHVAVHLCKKCPNLYREKLERASSTFTPSTAEHDISTGL